In Stutzerimonas stutzeri, a genomic segment contains:
- a CDS encoding mechanosensitive ion channel family protein yields the protein MQEEWNVWLEWLSEHAELQMLVASAALVFAAWLANWVVKRILVRGLYKVLRHARETELQDFGIIRRLSNIVPALVLSIGVNAVPGLPEAAMTVVRNVCGGFIVLTIALALGALLDIINMMYQRRADAHVHPIKGYLQVIKIVIYAIATILVIATLIDRSPLILLSGLGAMAAVLLLIFQDTILSLVASVQISSNDIIRVGDWIEMPQLNADGDVIDIALHTVKVQNWDKTITNIPTKRFISDSFKNWRGMQQSGGRRIMRSLYLDQQSVHFLDTEECEYLHRFNLLDDYLTDKRREIDDWNAKLEKRGKEPVNTRRITNIGSFRAYVEHYLRSHGGIHQTMTLMVRQLSPTPDGLPLEIYCFTNTVAWTQYEAIQSDIFDHLLAILPEFGLRVFQHPSGSDVRDWRDSLRQPGAPALQQPKEHPAEKRS from the coding sequence AATGGCTGAGCGAGCACGCTGAGCTTCAGATGCTGGTGGCCAGCGCCGCGTTGGTGTTTGCCGCCTGGCTTGCCAATTGGGTGGTCAAGCGAATTCTGGTGCGCGGCCTGTACAAGGTTCTGCGTCATGCCCGTGAGACCGAACTGCAGGACTTCGGGATCATCCGCCGACTGTCGAACATTGTTCCGGCGCTGGTGTTGTCAATTGGCGTGAACGCCGTGCCAGGCCTTCCCGAGGCGGCCATGACTGTGGTGCGCAACGTCTGTGGCGGTTTCATCGTTCTCACCATCGCGTTAGCCCTGGGCGCCCTGCTGGACATCATCAACATGATGTACCAGCGCCGAGCCGACGCGCATGTGCACCCCATCAAAGGTTATCTGCAAGTCATCAAAATCGTGATCTATGCGATCGCCACCATTCTCGTCATTGCAACATTGATTGACCGCTCACCGCTGATTCTGCTGTCCGGCCTCGGCGCCATGGCCGCGGTCCTGCTATTGATATTCCAGGACACTATCCTGTCACTGGTAGCCAGCGTGCAGATCTCGTCAAACGACATCATCCGCGTCGGTGACTGGATCGAGATGCCGCAGCTCAACGCCGATGGCGATGTCATCGACATCGCACTGCACACCGTGAAGGTGCAGAACTGGGACAAGACCATCACCAACATCCCAACCAAACGCTTCATCAGCGACTCGTTCAAGAATTGGCGAGGCATGCAACAAAGCGGCGGCCGGCGGATCATGCGCAGCCTCTATCTGGACCAGCAGAGCGTGCATTTTCTCGATACCGAAGAATGCGAGTACCTGCACCGTTTCAACCTGCTTGATGACTACCTGACTGACAAGCGCCGCGAGATCGACGACTGGAATGCAAAGCTCGAGAAACGCGGCAAGGAGCCGGTCAATACCCGGCGCATCACCAACATCGGCAGCTTCCGGGCTTACGTCGAACACTACCTGCGCAGTCACGGCGGGATTCATCAGACCATGACCCTGATGGTGCGCCAGCTCAGCCCGACACCCGATGGACTACCGCTGGAGATCTACTGCTTCACCAATACCGTGGCCTGGACCCAGTACGAGGCGATCCAATCGGACATCTTCGACCACTTGCTGGCCATCCTTCCGGAATTCGGCCTGCGCGTTTTCCAGCACCCGAGTGGCAGCGATGTGCGAGATTGGCGCGATTCACTGCGCCAGCCCGGCGCGCCAGCACTGCAGCAACCGAAAGAACATCCGGCCGAGAAGCGAAGCTAA
- the leuA gene encoding 2-isopropylmalate synthase, whose amino-acid sequence MTMLKNPSKKYRAFPAIDIPDRTWPSKSITQAPIWLSSDLRDGNQSLIEPMDAGKKMRFFKTLVQVGVKEIEVGFPSASQTDFDFVRELIEGGHIPDDVTIQVLTQAREDLITRTFESLKGAKKAIVHYYNATAPSFRRIVFNQDKAGVVGIAVGAAQVIKRLADAAPETGWRFEYSPEVFSSTETDFAIEVCNAVIEVFQPTPAKKLILNLPATVEAATPNIYADQIEYFGRQINKRDSVLISLHTHNDRGTGVAATELGLMAGADRVEGCLFGNGERTGNVDLVTVALNMYSQGVDPQLDFSDIDAVRKVVEECNQLPVHPRHPYVGDLVHTAFSGSHQDAIRKGFSQQDPNGVWEVPYLPIDPADIGRSYEAVIRVNSQSGKGGITYLLEQEYGISLPRRMQIEFSQVVQKETDRLGLEMSAKQIYALLEAEYLQASTPYTLRSHRLQEENGTSAVDVEVASDGEIMHWRGIGKGPLEALVAGLPVKLEIMDYHEHSIGAGSNARAAAYIEVRLDGERSLHGIGIDENITTASIRALFSALNRALREATSKAA is encoded by the coding sequence ATGACCATGCTCAAGAACCCATCGAAAAAATATCGCGCCTTTCCGGCCATCGACATTCCGGATCGCACCTGGCCGTCCAAATCGATCACCCAGGCTCCGATCTGGCTGAGCTCCGATCTGCGCGATGGCAACCAGTCGTTGATCGAACCGATGGACGCCGGAAAGAAGATGCGCTTCTTCAAGACGCTGGTGCAGGTCGGCGTAAAGGAAATCGAGGTCGGCTTCCCCTCCGCATCGCAAACCGACTTCGACTTCGTCCGTGAATTGATCGAAGGCGGCCACATCCCCGATGACGTGACCATCCAGGTGCTCACCCAAGCCCGCGAAGATCTGATCACCCGCACCTTCGAATCGCTCAAGGGCGCCAAGAAAGCCATCGTTCACTACTACAACGCCACCGCGCCGAGCTTTCGCCGCATCGTCTTCAACCAAGACAAAGCCGGCGTCGTGGGAATCGCGGTCGGCGCCGCGCAGGTCATCAAGCGTCTGGCCGACGCCGCGCCGGAGACAGGCTGGCGCTTCGAGTATTCGCCAGAGGTTTTCAGCTCCACCGAGACCGATTTCGCCATCGAGGTGTGCAATGCGGTCATCGAAGTGTTCCAACCGACTCCGGCAAAAAAACTGATCCTCAACCTGCCGGCCACCGTCGAAGCGGCAACGCCGAACATCTACGCCGACCAGATCGAATACTTCGGCCGCCAGATCAACAAGCGCGACAGCGTGCTGATCAGCCTGCACACCCACAACGACCGCGGCACCGGCGTGGCCGCCACTGAGCTGGGCCTGATGGCCGGCGCCGATCGCGTCGAAGGCTGCCTGTTCGGCAACGGCGAGCGCACCGGCAACGTTGATCTGGTAACCGTGGCGCTGAACATGTATAGCCAGGGCGTCGACCCGCAGCTGGACTTCTCGGATATCGACGCGGTGCGCAAGGTCGTCGAGGAATGCAATCAGCTGCCGGTGCACCCGCGGCATCCCTACGTCGGCGATCTGGTCCACACCGCTTTCTCCGGCTCGCACCAGGATGCGATCCGCAAAGGCTTCAGCCAGCAGGATCCGAATGGCGTCTGGGAAGTGCCCTACCTGCCGATCGACCCGGCCGATATTGGCCGCAGCTACGAGGCGGTCATTCGCGTCAACAGCCAGTCCGGCAAGGGCGGCATCACCTATCTGCTGGAGCAGGAATACGGTATCAGCCTGCCACGCCGCATGCAGATCGAGTTCAGCCAGGTCGTACAGAAGGAAACTGATCGCCTCGGCCTGGAAATGAGCGCCAAGCAGATCTATGCGTTGCTCGAGGCCGAGTATCTGCAGGCCAGCACCCCCTACACGCTGAGGAGCCATCGCCTGCAGGAAGAGAACGGCACCAGCGCGGTGGATGTGGAAGTGGCCAGCGACGGCGAAATCATGCATTGGCGTGGCATCGGCAAGGGCCCGCTGGAAGCTCTGGTCGCCGGGTTGCCGGTCAAGCTGGAGATCATGGATTACCATGAGCACTCGATTGGCGCCGGCAGCAACGCCAGGGCCGCGGCTTACATCGAAGTGCGCCTGGACGGTGAACGCTCGCTGCACGGTATCGGTATCGACGAAAACATCACCACGGCCAGCATCCGCGCGTTGTTCAGCGCCTTGAACCGGGCACTGCGCGAAGCGACATCCAAAGCCGCCTGA
- a CDS encoding NAD(P)-dependent alcohol dehydrogenase encodes MSNAIGYAAHDPNTPLAPYSFSRRAVGPNDVQIAILYCGVCHSDLHTARNEWNNTRYPAVPGHEIVGRVTAVGDSVENFKVGDIAGVGCLVDSCQSCASCGEGLEQYCENGFVGTYNGPAFGGGENTYGGYSDNIVVDQKFVLRISHSEDKLAAVAPLLCAGITTYSPLRQWKVGPGQKVGVVGLGGLGHMAVKIANAMGAHVVLFTTSPDKKEDALRLGASEVVVSKNKTEMAAHLNSFDFILNTVAAPHDLDAFLSLLKRDATMTLVGAPASPHPSPNVFGLIFKRRRLAGSLIGGIAETQEMLDFCAEHGIVSDIELIDIQAINEAYERMLKSDVKYRFVIDMASLKSA; translated from the coding sequence ATGAGCAATGCTATCGGTTATGCCGCCCACGATCCGAATACGCCGCTTGCCCCCTACTCTTTCTCACGCCGTGCCGTGGGACCTAACGACGTGCAGATCGCCATTCTCTACTGCGGCGTCTGTCATTCGGACCTGCATACCGCCCGCAACGAATGGAACAACACCCGGTACCCCGCCGTCCCAGGCCATGAAATCGTCGGGCGCGTTACGGCGGTGGGTGATTCGGTCGAGAACTTCAAGGTCGGCGATATCGCTGGCGTCGGCTGTCTGGTCGACAGCTGCCAGAGCTGCGCATCCTGCGGCGAAGGCCTTGAGCAGTACTGCGAGAATGGCTTTGTCGGCACCTATAACGGCCCGGCGTTCGGCGGCGGCGAGAACACTTACGGTGGTTATTCGGACAATATCGTGGTGGATCAGAAGTTCGTTCTGCGCATCTCCCATAGCGAAGACAAGCTTGCCGCCGTCGCGCCGCTGCTGTGTGCCGGCATCACCACCTATTCGCCGCTACGTCAGTGGAAGGTCGGTCCCGGCCAGAAAGTCGGCGTGGTCGGCCTCGGCGGCCTCGGCCACATGGCGGTGAAAATCGCCAACGCCATGGGCGCGCACGTGGTGCTTTTCACTACCTCGCCGGACAAGAAGGAAGACGCCTTGCGCCTCGGCGCCAGCGAAGTGGTGGTCTCGAAAAACAAGACGGAGATGGCTGCACATCTGAACAGCTTCGACTTCATTCTCAACACCGTCGCGGCCCCGCACGATCTCGACGCCTTCCTGTCTTTGCTCAAGCGCGACGCAACCATGACGCTGGTGGGTGCGCCGGCCTCACCTCACCCATCGCCCAACGTTTTCGGGCTGATCTTCAAGCGCCGCCGCTTGGCCGGCTCGTTGATCGGCGGTATTGCCGAGACCCAGGAAATGCTCGACTTCTGCGCCGAGCACGGCATCGTTTCGGACATTGAGTTGATCGACATCCAGGCGATCAACGAAGCCTACGAGCGCATGCTCAAGAGCGATGTGAAGTACCGTTTCGTTATCGACATGGCCTCGCTCAAATCCGCTTGA
- a CDS encoding carboxylate/amino acid/amine transporter, whose product MRYLIFVTLLWAYSFNLIGAYLAGQVDSYFAVLTRVVLASLVFLPLTRWRGVEPRFIAGVTLVGALQFGVTYLCLYLSFNVLSVAEVLLFTVLTPLHVTLIDDALNRRFNPWALVAAAVAVLGAGLIRYDGISSDFLGGFLLMQLANFTFAAGQVGYKHLAQRYPSDIPLHRRFGYFFLGAMVIVLPAWLLFGHADKLPTTASQWGVLVWMGVLATALGQFCWNKGATLVDAGTLAVMNNMAVPVGLVLNLLFWGTETNLLLLAIGGLIILASLWINRLGREQAQ is encoded by the coding sequence ATGCGTTACCTAATCTTCGTCACCCTACTCTGGGCATACTCCTTCAACCTGATCGGTGCTTATCTGGCCGGCCAGGTGGACAGCTATTTTGCGGTGCTCACCCGCGTGGTCCTCGCCAGCCTGGTATTCCTCCCGCTGACCCGTTGGCGCGGCGTTGAGCCGCGCTTCATCGCGGGCGTGACGCTGGTTGGCGCGCTCCAGTTCGGAGTGACTTATCTGTGCCTGTACCTGAGCTTCAACGTGCTGAGCGTGGCCGAGGTGTTGTTGTTTACCGTGCTCACGCCGCTGCACGTGACGCTGATCGACGATGCGCTCAACCGCCGCTTCAATCCCTGGGCGCTGGTAGCGGCAGCGGTCGCCGTGCTTGGTGCCGGCCTGATCCGCTACGACGGCATTTCCAGCGATTTTCTCGGCGGGTTCCTGCTGATGCAGTTGGCCAACTTCACCTTCGCCGCCGGGCAGGTGGGCTACAAGCATCTGGCGCAGCGGTATCCGTCCGATATCCCGCTTCATCGGCGCTTCGGCTATTTCTTCCTCGGTGCAATGGTGATCGTGCTGCCGGCCTGGCTGCTGTTCGGCCATGCCGACAAGCTGCCGACCACCGCGAGCCAATGGGGCGTACTGGTATGGATGGGTGTGCTGGCGACCGCCCTCGGCCAATTCTGCTGGAACAAGGGCGCAACGTTGGTCGATGCCGGCACCTTGGCAGTGATGAACAACATGGCGGTTCCGGTCGGGTTAGTGCTCAATCTGCTGTTCTGGGGCACGGAAACCAATCTGCTACTGCTCGCCATCGGCGGGCTGATTATTCTCGCCTCGCTGTGGATCAATCGCCTGGGCCGTGAGCAGGCCCAATGA